In Polyangiaceae bacterium, the genomic window GCCGGAGGTGGGGGGCTCGGGCGCCGCCCCGGACCAGCCCGCTCCTGCCGTGCCTCGCGCTCGACTCGAGCAGACCCCGCGTGCGTCGCGCCTGTGGCGGAGCCTGTGCTCGCTGCGCGTCGGCGGCAGCAACAACTTCGCAGTGGACGGGCGCTTCACCGACAACGGACGGCCGAAACTCGCGGGGGATCCTCACCTTCCCTTCGGCTTCCCGGGCCTCTTCTACGCGCTGCACATCAACAGCAAGGACCGCGGCGGCAGCTTCGACGTGGCTGGCTTCTCGTTCCCGTTCCTGCCCGGCGTCTCCATCGGCCACACCGACGCGCTGGCCTGGTCGCCCACCACCGCCTTCGCCGACGTGATGGACGTGTGGGAGGTGCCCATGCCCGACGACAGCACGGTGGTCATCGGCGGCGAGGCGATCGCCTTGCGCGTTCGAGAAGAGAGCATCGGCCTGCGCGACCCCGGGCAGCCGGTGGGCAGCGGCGATCCGGTGGTGATCGAGGTCCGGGACGTGCCGGGCTTCGGCGTGATTTTGCCGAACGACATCGCGCCGCTCCCGGTGGCCGCTCCCGGCAAGGCGCTGCTCTTGCGCTGGACCGGCTACGACGACCGCGGCGCGTCCCGTCTGCTCGGCCTGAATCGCGCCCGCTCCATCGACGAGCTCGACGCCGCGGTGGATTTGCAGACCGGCTTGAACTTCAACATGCTGGCCGCCGACGCCAAGGGCATCACCTACCGGGTCGGAGTGGAGGTCCCCGTGCGCGACCCGGCGAAACACCCGCCCTGGAAGGTGATGGACGGCTCGGATCCGAGCGCGCTCTGGACGGACGCCGTGTTGCCGAGGAGCCAGCTGCCTCGCGGTCGCGCGGCAACCCGCGGCTGGCTCGCCACCGCCAATAACGACCCCTTCGGGTTCACCGCCAACGGCCGCGTCGACGACGACCCCTGGTACTACGGCGCGCTCTTCGACCCGGGCTGGCGCGCGAAGCGCCTGAGCGACGAGCTCACGCGCCTGACCAAGCAGGGGAACGTGTCGCTCGCGGATCTCCAAGCGCTCCAGCTCGACACCCGGGAGAACCTCGCGGACGACCTGCTCCCGCTGCTCGAGCAGGCGTTCGCGGCGGCCGCGACGAACGCGGAGCTCGAGAAGTACCACGACGATCCGCGGCTCGTGACGCTGATGGACGTGCTCGCCAAATGGGATCGTCGCTCCACGCGGGACTCGCCCGGCGCCGTGGTGTTCACGGCCTTCGCGCACTTCGTGATGGCCACGGCGCTCCAGGACGACCTCTCGCTGCTCTACGGCGCGGTGCTCGATCTGGAGAAGATCGTGCTCCTGAAGCTGGCGCTCCAGGCGCTGCGCGACGACTTCCCGATCGCCGCGAGCGTGCTCCAGCCCAGCCGCGACGCGGTCTTGCTGACCGCCCTCTTGCGCACGGCCACGGAGTTCCTGGAGCCACGCTTCGGCAGCGTGGATCCCAGCGGCTACAGCTACGGCGACCTGCACGTGTCGGTGTTCGAGGACGCGCTCGGCGCCGGCTTCGAATGGGGCGAGCACCCGAGCGACGGCGGCGAGACTAGCGTCAACGTCGCGCCGCACTCCTGGGCAAACGGCGCCACCCTCGCGCCCCGCTGGCGCTCCAGCATGGGCCCCATCCTGCGGCTCGCGGTGGAGTTCGACGCCGGCGGCCGCCCGCGCATGCAGTTCAACGCTCCTCTCGGCAACATCGCCGACCCGAGCAGCCCGCACTCCAAGGACCTCTCCGAGTCCTGGGTCGAGGGCACCTATCGCGACATGCGCTTCACGCGCGCCGACGTGGACGCCCACGTGGAGAGCCGGCTGGAGCTCAGGTGACGCATGACTTTTCTGGCAACCCGGAGCGCCTGCATGCCGATGGGCGCCCCGAATGTCAGTCCCCGCCATCGCCAGCCGCGCCCGCGCCGACCGGATCTCCGCGGACGAGAACACGATCCCGGACCGAAGAGCTGCGGGACCGTCCGGCCGGCCCCGGGAAATGTCGAAGGGCACGCAGGCTCTGCTCGCCGCGCGTGACCAAGCGCTTGCGCAGGCGAAGCGGCTACGTGCAGAGCAATCCACTTCTGTACAGGCTCCGGACGTCCGCTCTGATGGGCAGAAGCGCATGGACCTGTTCTTCTCTGCCGCGAACGCGGCCTACCGCGTCGACGGGCACGACGTCCGCGTCACGCCGGCGTTCAGGATGCAGGGCGGATATGGGCCGACGTCCGAACGAGCCGCAGCAGCCTTGAAAAAGGCGCTCCCGCGCGAGTTGATCCGTGAGCTCGGGCCGCGCCTCGACGTGATCGCAAACGGCAAGGGCACGCCCGAGGAGATCCAGCGGGTGACGCAGGCGCTGATCGACCGCGGGCACCTAGCCGCGATCTCCGGCGGAAGCTCACGCGACCGCGTCCGCCAGCTGATGTTCGACTTCGGTATCGGACTAGACTGCTCAGGCTTCGCCTACCAGGCGCATGCGGCGGCGCGGGGAGCCCCGAGGAAGTTGGGGCTCCAAGAGGGCATCCCGGCGCCGAACAAGAGCAAGGACCTTCGCAAGGCGGGCCCCGGCGACTTGATCGTGCTTGGCGGAAGCCCGGGACACAAGGTCGCCGTGTACTCTCATCGCGCGCTCCCCGCCGGTGCTCCGCCTCCGTCGTTCCCCGGACGCCCGGCGGTGCCCGCCGGGTTCTTGCAGGGCGGGCCCGTTCACGTGTTCGAAGTGGACTCGTCGTGGGGAGCTGGCGGGAGAGCTCCGCTCGGCGGAGTCGCCCGGGAGATCTGGCTGTTCAACGAGAGCACCAAGACCTGGGGCTACTTCGACGGTCTGCGCGGAGGGGCTTTCACCGAGTCGAAGAAGGGCGCATACGACCACACGATCGTGGGACTCTTCGGGGTGTGATGGCTCACCGTACGGCCACCTGGCATGCGATCGCGGTCGGCCTGTCGCTTGCACTCTTCGCGTGCTCTCGCCGAGAGCTGCCGGCGCCTTCGACCCACTCGGCGCCACCCCCGACCACGGCGCTCCCCACCGCGAGCAGCTCCGCGCCCATCGAGCCCTCCCCTGCCCGCGTTCGCATCGACCCCACATCCAGCCGGGTCACGGTCACCGAGCTCCCCTTTCACGCGGTGGACGTAGCGGCTGGGGCTTCCCCCTCGGCTGAATTCCCGAAGGGTACGTTGATCCTCGCGAGGTCCGGCGAGAGCGGATTCGTGCTCATCGAATGGGATCCGGCGAGCTCTCGCGTGCTCCGCGAAGCGACTCACCCCTTCGACCCCGGGAGCGGGATTCAGGTCGGCAACACTCGAGCGCTCACGCGCACCGGCACCGGCTTCGCCTACGCGACCACCGGCTACGAAGATCCGTCACCCATCGAGCTCTGGATCTTGGGCCCCGACTTCGTGAAGAAGCACCACAGGGTGATCCACGTCCCGAGCGTGGATGCCAGGAGGCTCTCTCTTCACGGATTGGGCGAGACGCTAGCGCTCTCGTACTGCACGCGGGGAGAGCACCACGTCGTTAGCTTCGACGTTCCCAGCGGCAAGGTCGTCGGACGAACGACGCTCGGGCGCAAGCTGGCGCTGTGCGTGGGCTTCAGGACTCCGCTCGCTGACGTGCGCGTGATCGGCTCCACCGTGTGGGCGGTCTCGGGCGGGCTCAGCGACTACCAAGTGGTGGCGCTCAGCCGCGACCTTCGGCGCGTCGTCTCTCGCTACCCAGTTCCGACTCCCGGACTCCAGGCGGACGCACGAGAGTCCGCGATCAACATGGGCGCCTTCCCCCGCTTCGACGCAACCGCCGCACGCATCGCGTGGAACACCCGCGGTGAGCTCCGCATGTCGCGTGCCGAGGACGGAGCACCGATTTGGAGAGGGTTCGTCGATTCCGCCTCGATCTCTCCGGGTCCGGTGAGCGCGCCGGAGGAGATGGACCTCCCGATTGTCATCGACCCAGATACCGGAGCCGCGTTCTTGGGCGACGGCACCTGGTACGCACCGGACGGAGTCGCGAACCGTGTCTTCCGCGTCCGCGAAGAGCAACCCGACTACGCACCGGTCCCCGTCCAGCACCGACGCCTCGTGACGTTCGCGCATGGTCGCGCGGTCTTCCTCGGCGTTTCGCCGGAGCACGCGACGCTCGCGCTGGTGGAGCCCGAGCTCCCGTCGCTCGACGCCGGGTTGCGGTAGTCTCTCGGCTGGATGAGCAACCGCACATGGACGAATCCCACCTCCTCGAGAAGCTCGCGAAGATAGAGGCGCTCTTCGCGGGTACGACCTCCGACGGCGAGCGCGGCGCGGCCGCGGAGGCACGGCGGCGCATCCTCGAGCGTCTCGCCGAGGTCCGCGCGCTCGATCCCCCCGTCGACTACAAGTTCACCCTGGCCGACACGTGGTCCCGTCGGGTGTTCCTCGCGTTGTGCCGTCGCTACGAGCTCACTCCCTACCGGCGACGCGGCCAGCGCTACACGACCGTCATGCTGAAGGTGCCGCGCCGTTTCGTCGACGAGACGCTGTGGCCCGAGTACACCCAGCTCAACGACACGCTTCGAAGCTACCTCGAAGAGGTGACCGAGCGAGTCGTCAGCCAGGTGCTGCAGGCGGACAGCTCGGAGGCCGACGAGGCCGACGAACCGCGTCAGCTCAACCTCGGCGGCAAGCGCGACGCATCGTGATGGCGAAGGCCTTGTGGGTCATGAAGGACTTGAACCTTCAGCCAACGGATTAAGAGTCCGCTGCTCTACCAATTGAGCTAATGACCCATCCTGGCTCGCGTTTCCGCGGTCAGGGAGGCCCGCTATTACCACGGTGGTCTTCCACGTCAAGCACGCTCGGCTAGCATGAACGCATGAGCGTTTTTCGGCTGCGGTCACGCATTCTCCTGACCCTCGGGCTTCCTGCCGCGTGCGCGCCGAGCCCACAGCCGGAGGCGCCGGAGCCACCGCCGCCCGACCCGGTGGTGACCGCCGCGCCGGAGCCCGAACCTCCGGCGGCGGACGCCTCGGCGCCGCTCGTGATCGCCAGCAGCGCCGAGCTGCCACCGCCACCGCCACCGCCTCCGCCGCCTCCGCCGCCGCCGCCTCCGGAGAAGCAGCCGCCCGTGCAGAAAGGCGCGTGGCACGCGAGCTACAAGCTGCCGCCGGGCGCCGAGAAGTGGTGCACGCACGGCAGCGTGCAGTGTGTCCCGTCCAGCACGGTCATCGGCGCGCCGAACGCCAGCGTGGGCGCGCTGAAGTGCCCCTCGGCCATCGAGGTCAAGTGTCCGTGCACGCCCGCGGGCTGCAACGACTTCGGCCTGCTATGCACCGCCGACTTGCACAAGAACGTGTCGCTGCGAGAGCGTGCCACCCACAAGGACGCCTGCTGCTACGACTTGCCGCGGCAGTGCGTGCCACCGTACGTCGGGCGTCCGCTCCGCGTGGGCGCGGAGCTGGTGACGGCGGTTGCGTCCGCGCGCGAGGAATGGTGCGCGGAGCTCGCGGGCGTGGAGGCCGACGCGGAGCTTTGGACGCGCATCGGACAGCTCGAGCACTCGTCGGTGGCGACGTTTGCGCGCGTGACGCTGGAGCTGCTCGCGCTCGGGGCGCCGCCGGAGCTCGTGCGGGACACGCAGCGCGCGGGGCTCGACGAGGTCGATCACGCACGGCTGGCATTCGGCGTCGCCCGGGCGGCGGGCGCAGGGAATGTGGGCCCGGGCGCGCTCGCACTGCCGGCGACGGTCGAGTCCGACTTCGTGAGCTTCGCGCTGGCGACGTTCCACGAGGGCTGCGTCGAGGAGACCACCGGCGCCGTCGTGGCGCGAGAGATGGCGGCGCGTGAGACGCAGCCGGTTCTCGGCGCGGTGCTGGCTCGCATCGCCGAGGACGAGGAGCGCCACGCGGAGCTCGCGTGGCGCACGCTGGCGTGGGCGCTCGACGCAGGCGGGGACGGCGTGCGCCGCGCTCTCCAAGCCCAGCTCGACGGGCTCGCGCCCGGGTCCGGCACGCGGGCCGCCGTCATCGAGCACCTGGCCCGCCCCTGCCTCGCGGCCCTGCTCCGCAATCAGCGCGCCCCGCGAACGACCCACCAGCTTGGCTCGACCTGGGGATTCGTGCCCGGAGCCCGAGCCGAAGGCGAGGGCGACGTGCCCGAAGACCTCGGGGCTCGACAACTGCGATAGCAGTTGGCGCGCCCCGCGAACGACCCACCAGCTTGGCTCGACCTGGGGATTCGTGCCCGGAGCCCGAGCCGAAGGCGAGGGCGAAGTGCCCGAAGACCTCGGGAAGCGATGATTGCGTGAGCAATCAGCGCGCCCCGAGGGATTCGAACCCCCGACCATCGGATCCGAAGTCCGAAGCTCTATCCAGCTGAGCTAGGGGCGCTTTCGGCCCTTCTCATCCCGCGCCCGGCGGCTCTCGTCAAGCCGTGCGCGTTGTTCTACGGTCGGCGGCGCATGCCCAGCACCTCGGTGCCGCCGCCCGCGGAGGCGATCCAGCCCGAGCGTGTGGTGGACCCCGACGGCTGGCTGGTGGTGGCTTCGTGGACGGTGATCGCGCTGTCCGCGGCGCAGATCCTGCTCTTCTCGTTCGGGCGCGACCAGGGCATCTACGCCACGGTTGCCGACGGCATCCTGCGCGGGCAGATGCCCTACCGCGACGTGTGGGACTTCAAGCCGCCGGGCATCTTCCTGGTCTACGCCCTGGCCCAGGCGCTGTTCGGCAAGACCATGCTGGCTCCCCGCCTGCTGGAGGTGGCCGGGCTCATCGGCATGATCGTCGGGTTCATGCGGCTGTCGGAGACCTTCTTCGGCGTGAAGCGTGTCGGGCTGGTCGGCGGCGCCGTGGCAGCGCTGATCCACGCCCAGCTCGAGTTCTGGCACACCGGGCAGCCGGAGACCTTTGGCGGCTTTCTGACCGTGTGGGCGCTGGTCCTGACCACGCGAGAGGGCAAGCGCAGTCGCAGGCTCTGGCGCTGGGCGGCCATCGGCGCGCTGCTCGGCTGCGCGTTCCTGCTGAAGCCGCCGCTCGGCGGCGGCGCCATTGCGTGCGCTGCGTATCTCGCGCGCGACGAGTGGGGCCAAAAGGCGAAATGGCAGGCGGCGCTCTTGCCCTTCGTCGTGGTCGCGCTCGGGAGCCTGGTGCCCATCGCGGCGTGTGGGCTCTGGTTCAAGGCGCGCGGCGCGTGGGACGCGCTCTACTGGACGCTGTTCGAGTTCACACCGGGGTACACCAAGCTCGGCTGGACCAACCGCAGCGCGCCGGAGATGTTCTACTGGGGACTGGAGGAGCTGTTCTTCCGCTTCTCAGCTTTGGCAGCGCTCGGCTTCATCGCGGCGATCGTGATCCGCCCCATGCACGAGACCGAGCGGCGAGGCTCGTTCTTGATCCTCGGCGTGATGGCGATCCACCTGGCGGGGATCGCGATGCAGGGCAAGTTCTTCCAGTACCACTACGCGGCGTCGCTGCCGCTGCTCGCCCTGCTCGGCGGGCTCGGCCTGTACAAGCTCTGGCGGCGGACCTTGGCTGCCGGAGCGAGCGGCGTTCTGGCCTTCGTGGCCTTCGTGGGCGTCGCCATCAGCATGCGCATCGCGGTGCGCGATCTCGGCAGTTTTTGGGACAGAGCCACGCTGCGCACCGGCTATCTCTTGCGCATGGGGCCGATCCACTCGCGCGAGCTCTTGGACAAGGAGCTCTACCGGGTCGCGGACTACAACCTGGACGCCAGCAGGCAGGTCGCGCTGGAGGTGCAGCGGCGCACGCAGCCCGACGCGAAGATCTTCATCTGGGGATTCGAGCCCGGCGTGTACTGGATGGCCGATCGGGCTGCGTCGACGCGGTACATCTACGACGTCCCGCAGCGGGTGTCCTGGGGACGCGAGCGTGCCAGAAAGGAGCTGATCGCGGAGCTCACCGCGAACCCGCCCGCGCTGCTCGTCACGCAGCGCGGGGATCGCTTCAGCTGGGTGACCGGTGACGAATACGACTCCGCCGAGGCGCTGCTCCACTTCCCGGAGCTGGCGCGCATCGTCGAGGCGGATTTTCGTCTGGTGACGAGCATCGAAGACTTCGACGTGTACGAGCGGCGAAGCGGCGATTGAGCCGAAGCATTTCGCGCCAACGTGTCGCGCTCTGCACCATCTCGGGCCACGCGCGCGCGAGCGTGCAGCGGGTGCGTGACGATTCGTTCGTGCCGCACTCGCTGCGGGATCGTGCGCGCCGGTGCGACGTGATCTCGCACGGTTCGCCGGCGGCACTCGAATTGCCTCTTGGGCCCGGCCCCGTGGGGGGCTCGTACCAAGCGAGGGATTCGTCATGGCAAAGATCCGAAAGTCCATCAGCATTCGCGCGCCGCTCAACCAGGTCTACGACTTCATGACCCAGCCCGAGAACCTGCTGGAAATCTGGCCGAGCATGGTGGAGGTCAGCCACGTCGCGCGCTCCGCGGATGGCTCACACAGCTTCGACTGGGTGTACAAGATGGGCGGCATCCACTTCAAAGGACACGCGGCCACCAGCGAGGTGATCCAGTATCAGCGCGTCGTGGTCAAGAACGACAAGGGCATTCCGAGCACGTTCTTCTGGGCTTACTCCGGCGAGAACGGCAACACGAAGCTGATCCTCGACGTCGACTACACGCTGCCGAGCCGCCTGCTCGACAAGCTGGCGGAGCCGTTCCTCACCAAGATCAACGAGCGCGAGGCCGAGACGTTGCTCGAGAACCTCAAGAATCGCATGGAGCTCGGCATGAAGGCGGTGGTGCCCAAGGCCGCGCAGCACGTCAGCCCCCGGTGAGTCGGATCTGCGCGCCGCCCCGAGCGTGAGCCCGCGCTCGGGGCGCGCCCGCGCGTCGCTCAAGTCGCGAGCTTGCGCACCAGCTCGATCCGCGAGCTGACCCCAGTCTTCTTGAGCACCGCAGCCACC contains:
- a CDS encoding glycosyltransferase family 39 protein; the protein is MPSTSVPPPAEAIQPERVVDPDGWLVVASWTVIALSAAQILLFSFGRDQGIYATVADGILRGQMPYRDVWDFKPPGIFLVYALAQALFGKTMLAPRLLEVAGLIGMIVGFMRLSETFFGVKRVGLVGGAVAALIHAQLEFWHTGQPETFGGFLTVWALVLTTREGKRSRRLWRWAAIGALLGCAFLLKPPLGGGAIACAAYLARDEWGQKAKWQAALLPFVVVALGSLVPIAACGLWFKARGAWDALYWTLFEFTPGYTKLGWTNRSAPEMFYWGLEELFFRFSALAALGFIAAIVIRPMHETERRGSFLILGVMAIHLAGIAMQGKFFQYHYAASLPLLALLGGLGLYKLWRRTLAAGASGVLAFVAFVGVAISMRIAVRDLGSFWDRATLRTGYLLRMGPIHSRELLDKELYRVADYNLDASRQVALEVQRRTQPDAKIFIWGFEPGVYWMADRAASTRYIYDVPQRVSWGRERARKELIAELTANPPALLVTQRGDRFSWVTGDEYDSAEALLHFPELARIVEADFRLVTSIEDFDVYERRSGD
- a CDS encoding SRPBCC family protein; its protein translation is MAKIRKSISIRAPLNQVYDFMTQPENLLEIWPSMVEVSHVARSADGSHSFDWVYKMGGIHFKGHAATSEVIQYQRVVVKNDKGIPSTFFWAYSGENGNTKLILDVDYTLPSRLLDKLAEPFLTKINEREAETLLENLKNRMELGMKAVVPKAAQHVSPR
- a CDS encoding penicillin acylase family protein — its product is MRSTTAGLGLLALLSGCGTDERVLGEGPLPSQPVEVVMDDNGVPHVYGATDRDAFYGAGYMIASHRLLQIELARRRAYGRSAEVFGVERLGDDELARLIDWSGHGAQAAERTKAGNPEEWGIMTAWVAGVNRRIDEVRSGAVPAPFGFAELGLEPEPWEAKDVLVMAKMVGFGNDLSLEFEIFVTLAEKLLPALVPKVPLSLPAHPVFGVPPEDMPEVGGSGAAPDQPAPAVPRARLEQTPRASRLWRSLCSLRVGGSNNFAVDGRFTDNGRPKLAGDPHLPFGFPGLFYALHINSKDRGGSFDVAGFSFPFLPGVSIGHTDALAWSPTTAFADVMDVWEVPMPDDSTVVIGGEAIALRVREESIGLRDPGQPVGSGDPVVIEVRDVPGFGVILPNDIAPLPVAAPGKALLLRWTGYDDRGASRLLGLNRARSIDELDAAVDLQTGLNFNMLAADAKGITYRVGVEVPVRDPAKHPPWKVMDGSDPSALWTDAVLPRSQLPRGRAATRGWLATANNDPFGFTANGRVDDDPWYYGALFDPGWRAKRLSDELTRLTKQGNVSLADLQALQLDTRENLADDLLPLLEQAFAAAATNAELEKYHDDPRLVTLMDVLAKWDRRSTRDSPGAVVFTAFAHFVMATALQDDLSLLYGAVLDLEKIVLLKLALQALRDDFPIAASVLQPSRDAVLLTALLRTATEFLEPRFGSVDPSGYSYGDLHVSVFEDALGAGFEWGEHPSDGGETSVNVAPHSWANGATLAPRWRSSMGPILRLAVEFDAGGRPRMQFNAPLGNIADPSSPHSKDLSESWVEGTYRDMRFTRADVDAHVESRLELR